The segment tttccttcTCAGCAATTTTCTCAGTCAGTTgtgcattttgtttttgtagaACGCTTGTTCGAACTAAAActgaaaccattttaaaattaattatttattgatttacgATATGTATTGAATAAAAGTGTTATATTGAATTAACTTTTTCCTGCTCCTTCCTGCTTCAAACAAAATccaaatacataattatgaaCAATcaggaaaagaaaatgaaataatgcgTATCATAGTTTAGATAGTTTACCCTCTATAGACTCCcgattttgatgattttgcaTGCGctcatttttcttgatttcagATAAAGCCTCTTTGTAGTTCTTTGCATCAGTCGGGGCCAAATCTTCTGTCAGGTCTCCTGACGGCTCTTCAATTTGCTCCATGGCCACGGTGCTGACTGATCAATTAAAGCAGAGGCGTCTGTGTgtgaataatattaattctcACAAGTTAGGACCTTCAGGAACACGACCCAACCATCAGCTTGAAACATAAgattatataataatacatataCGTAATATACACATAACTTGCTGCAAACGAAATCATAACCAAGCCGTAATTTGTTAGATACATAATGTGTAGGGAAACCGCActcaagaatttaattatcatcAATCTCgataatatgaaataaaaagagcctatttttatcaatattgaaagaataattttgttttaccgCGTCTTTTCAGTTCAACAAGTTCGCGCTCAATTTTGTGGATAAAATTTCACCTTCCACCAATGACCAATAAGCTTCCAGTTAAATCGATGGAAAAGTACTGCATTGTTTGCGATTCTCCTCAATGACTAAATTTGTGCTGCCACCACAGGGCGTTTCGCGAAGCTGCTGGCAAATCATAACAAAAAACTGTCTCACTTTGGTGAGCAAGCAGaagaagttaaaaatgattgattttggAATGTAGACGTTAACTTTGATGTGACTTTGACATCACCGCGCCATCTCAAAGATATTCATTCAGAGAGCAGAAGCAATTTTCTGCGCACTCCATCATGTCATCTGCGGAGGAAAACTCGGTTAGTTTGAATTAATATgtattgctacaattttgtgTTTCTATTTCTGTGTCTCAATggcaacaaattattattagtgtatgtacttttttatttacatacatACTCACATACATTTTAAACCATCCATACatatgtataatttatatttgtgtgGACTTTTGTTTCAGTGTGAGGAAGAGTTGAGAGAAATCCAGCAAAGATTTGAAACAGAAGGCTTGGACTGGGAAGGCTTGGGCACCGGAGAGAAACACCTGCACTTATGGCGTTGGCTGCAGGACGCTGAGAGCAACCTTAGGAGCTCTCGCCGCATGCTGGACAAGTTGAGAGAGGTGCAGCATGAGGAGCTGGAAGAAATGGAAGGGTACGTCTCGCACGTCCGTCAGCTGGCTGACACAAGGGCAGCACACCTCGAGTCTGAAGTTATGACCCTTCGATCAAGGCTGGAGGTGCAACAGAGGCAGGCAGTGACCCTTGCTAACTTGTTGCAACGCAGTGGATTGGAGTCAACCACACTTCCCGATGAAGCAGTTCCTGGAGACGACAATTGGGTGGGAGAACAGGTTGCTCCCCATTTCTTATACACATCCAATcaattttagtaatatttattttggtgtTAAGGTTGCATTACTTATCGCAGACCGtgccaaattaattgaagaaattgAAGTTTTGCGCAAACTCAAGTTTTCCGACGGATTGAACGGAATGAACAAAGAGGGGGAGCTCCTGTCTGAAATCATCAAGGTATTTTTTCTTCCGAGTGATTTCTAGACACAAGAGTAACATTGTTGCTTACCTAATAGGTTTCCTCCGAAAAAGAAGTGCTGAAGCGCGAGGTGTCAGAAATGTGCGAGAGAGTGCAGCTGCTCGAGAAAGCCTCCAGACAGCTAGAGCTGGACAATGAAAGGCTTGCTTACAAGGTAAAGCTTAAAAATCTTTCCAACAGCAGAATAGTGCTTTAAATTATCCTAATAATTAGTCATAATGTAAGCTAATACGATATTTTACTAATGATGCACTTTTATCATGCTGCTTGTAAATGGTAGCTTTCTGAAGCTTTAGCTGAGCTAGAAGAGCGAGAAACCCAGTTGCGACAAATGGGCCCCTGTGAGTCTTTTCaagtgtcaattttttatttaatttattcacacAGGTAGAAATTGTACGCTCACcgttatgttaattttaattttttatttcgcttcGTTACTCTCAATCACCTTGAATGATTTTTGTACACATCTGAATGCACACCCTTCTTGAACTGTTCAATTTTACTAAGCCTTTGAAAATTCAGTTGGCGATAAGAATGCCGTCTGGCCTCGTCACAAACGGCTGACGTCAGCTGATGACCTGCTCTCATCTGGCTCTCCCAGTCCAACTGAGGAAGGAGGTGAGGAGGACACCGCTCTGCCTAGCAGCAAAGATCCCATTATTGTCGAAAACAAGCGGGATGGAATTAAAGAGAAAGAGCccaaagaaaaggaaataagcCCCAAAGAAAGTCCGAAATTGTCTGCCTTGGTAGCAGAGAGTCCTAGACTGTCAATGCTTAGAAAACTGGAAATTGTCGGAGATGCCAAGTAAGCTCAGGAATACATTCCCAAAAAAATGCATCttattttgaatgaatagATCTGATTTCAATATTGGAGGCTGTGTTCCATCTCCAAGAAGATACGCTGCCTTGCTTGAAAGGACGGACATAGGTCGTTTGGAAGAAATGCACAAACTGCTGTCTGAGCAAGAAAAACTGAGAGGCCAAGTTGGGCTTCTCTCGGAAAAATACAACTCTTTAGCCATGCGTCATCTGCAGTACAAATCAAAAAGGAAGTCTCAAGTTGAAGACTTGAGGTATTCTTTGCCAACATTTTTCCAtcccattttaattaattctcctTTGTAGAGCTCGATTGGACGTTGAATTGAGCTCACTTCAAAGTGAAGTGGATGCTCTGCAAGCCAGATTAGCCATGCAAAAGAAAACTTTACGAAGTGAAGAAGCGTTTCGTAGACGAGTCGAAGCCGATTACAGACGTTTGCAGGACGACAAAAGGAAACTGGTTGTGAAGTGAGTATAACTAGAAATGGTTTTATATCAACTAACTAAATCTTGATAGCATGATGGCGTCAGAAAATACTTCCAGAGATAAAGAACAAGAAGTTACTCtattaaacaagaaaattggAATGCTTGAAAGGGCAAATTCAGAGCTTTTAAGTCGAGTATTGGACTTGAAGTATGCCGCTCGTCACTCCTCTAATTCTCCGCACAAAACACCTTCACCGTCTGAAGACATCAAAATGTTAGAAATTAGTAGTGCCGTTTAACTTCCTACCAACAAGCCAAGAAGAAAATCGAGCAGTGAACAgttatacatattttactATGAGATGACCTATCATATGTGAGCTTTGTAGCAAATTAGGCAATTTTATACATTGCTGTGCTACTGCCAAATATTTCTGTAGTGTAACGATTCCGCTTGCAACATGCACAGTTCTTCCAAATATGAGAATAGTGTGCCAAACAAATTAAGTTTTTGTGCAGGGAAAATTAGGCATACTTGTTGTGAATTTTATGTTGTACCGTCCAATGTTAGAACCTCCATCCATAATTCATCCTTCCTGGTTGTCATTAAGATGTTCAACAATAAACATCTTGCCAAACTAAACAATCATAAATGAGTAGTTTGAAATGAGaataaatgtaaacaaacaagATAATGTGTATAATCTCTGTCTTAAATCCctcattgaattaattcatCACGTGTTCCATGATTGCTTCTATTTATCCACTCTCCACTTTAGgacttgagaaaaatttatattatttgagaCTAAATCATTGATAGTATAACTATACTGTTTAACAGTTCTGTTAATCATTTTGGTCCTAAAGTCCAGAattattaagatttaattagatattttattatcaaaacaaaaaatatgtatgtttcATCGTATTATGAATCCATTAAATTCCCTCCTatagtaaaaagaaaataatcaaatacaTTTAAGTAATAACCAAAacacgaaatttttaatcttttcattgtcatttaaatatttaatcagcacgccaaatttgaaaaagaatcTACGTTTAAATCGATTTATGAACACTCATATGAGGATGAGGTCACTTAAAGAAATGCAAGTGAccgaagaaatttttaatcttttcattgtcatttaaatatttcatcagcacgccaaatttgaaaaagaatcTACGTTTGAATCGATTTATGAACACTCATATGAGGATGAGGTCACTTAAAGAAATGCAAGTGACCGAAGTAATTTTAGTAGTTTCCGTTTTGTTAAGAATTACATCCGGCGAAGCTTCTAGAAAGCggagaatattatttgctaCCAAGTTTTATCGATCGCCCTATTCTGCTCTCCTGAAACTCCCGCCATCCGGGGTGTCCAATAAACAAGGCTCTATCAATCACCCCGCTGAAGCTGGAAAATCATTGGTTGTGGAGACGGCAGAAGGCTACCAAAACGAAAGAAACTACATATCGCAAGAAGTCTCCCTATTGGTCGAAAAACGCCGGTTTCCATCATACGCCAATGGGAGCCTCACttgctcatttttaaatgccaaTATGCGCGACGGTTCAGCACCTCACTCTTTCAGCTATCTGCGTAGAATCCAATcgacaattttcaaaacaaaacaattcgAGACCGTACGCCGAGACGTAAACACTGTTCCCGCAGCGCAACATTTCATTCTTTTCACCATCTAACTCCAATACTTCATCGTGACTTCACACGCACAGCGGCCACCGCTGACACATCACATCTCAACATCCACAAGGAGACGAGAGAAGAGACTGTAATCAGCAATTTCTTTGTGATATTCGCATTTTCCCCCATCGCACTAACTCCACCATGATGGACGTCGAGACTGTCAATGGTTTCGAGAACGGAACCGCCGACCACGAGAAGAACGGCGGCGAAATTACCGTAGGTGCATCGGCAACCGAAAACAATGGCACCGTCATGATGCCGTCAGCCACCATGGACCTGAGAATCAAGAAGAAAGCTCGCCGGCTGACCAAACAGAACAGCAAGGAATCTTCGCCAAATGGCATTGCGGTCGTCCTGCAACAGCCCAGGTACTTCAAGAACAGCCGCCGGTCCAGGAGCGGCTATGGTCGTGGGCTGCCCAAAAAGGGTGAGATTTTTTCagatcaatttcattttttaatagtaCATATGTATATTAATATCATAAATGATTCTTCGTGCGGAAAatgtatataatttatatgatatctaactttttatttttcttatgaaGCAGAAAGTTCAATAACTTGACCATACGATTTTTGGTAacgaaaaatttatgtttactGCCGCAGAGATTTCTCTTACACAGCAAATTATCAGTTAGTGCCTTGATTGATTAGAGGCTTTAAAAAGTTTTCCGAGATGTGTGCAATTTAACACATACatgcataatatatatggAAAAgtcagttttcgccacccctacttttacatgggattctcataagaactggcgggATGTGTagcccggcagaaactgtaacttaaCCGTAGTTCCGCCACACAAAGCTTACATGTCATGTAATTAGATCGgacaaaacttttcaaaagcaTAGCTAGCAtggtaatatttttacagagaTATTGCTAATTATCTTGCATTATTTCTCTTCGCTTATTTTGTTCTAAGCCTGGccgaaatttttgtttttttttatttgagttatAAATAATCCCATTAGTCGTAAAAAATTGTGGTAAAATGAgttaaactcaaaattaaaattctcatttaTATTGATATCAATTCAATTCAGTTTAATGTTAGTTACGCTAGTAAGTTTACACCATCCAGCTCGCAAGTATTTTGTGTTACAttagcaacaaaaaataataaagtctCACTTGATACAAAGACAAATTGGGTTCAACTTATTTATACTAGTTCAGTTAAAGGGACACACGAggtaatattttcttttaagagCGAGTGTGGCTATACCTTTCAACACAGTGAATAATAAACGTCTGGTCGACAGAGGGCAGGGGGAGAGTGGTAGTAAAGTAGTTGTTTTTGTTGCTAAAATCGGCAACGCTGCTCTTCTCTGCAGGCACACAAGCCAAAACATCACGCGAggcttttatatatttttttgctggcAGCCTTCTTGAAAGTTGTGAAGCGAaaaagaggaggaggagagaaGTTGCTCTCTCAGTGCAGACGGAGACACAAAACCTGTATCATTCTGATTGGCTCCGATTCGCGAACTGCGCATTTTTCGCAAGTGTGTCGTCCACAGCAATACGAATTATTTTGACATTATCGTACGTGGTGCGATAATTTTTGAGCAAGCCGACGTTTATCTGCGCCTTGAACCGCGAGCTCTGGTGTGGTGTGTGGAGCAGATGCCtttcatctctctctctctctctctcgctcgcgtTTTCTTatcgcgagagagaaaaaaaacatggtCTGatgattttgaaagaaaagtaAACAGTAATGTCATGTGACTTCAAGTGTGGACTTATGTTGTTGAAGGTTGCAAAACAGGATTGTACAGCAAAGTGCAGCTTGTAACGATTTTTGCTAACAATAGTTACAAAGTCTGGAGGAAAGTATgccaaattatataattaaacttaaattcaATTGACAACCGCTTTAAAATTCTAGTTCTGGAGATTTTCACCTTTCTAACAATTAGAAAcaactgataaaaaataaagctctacaattttttttaagttatgaGTTTTTGTGATTGTACGTCCTGCTATGCGGTTTTTACCAACTAATTTgtctagaaatttaaatgtgacagACAAAGAATCTCTGCTTGCAAAACGAATAATTTGTTCCTAACCGAATTTTGAGTCAAAGCAATAATATTATGCCTCCACCTCCTCCTCTTATCACTCTCAAGGCCCTGAAAGCCAGCGTGCCGTGAACATTCAACCGGCATTTAAGCAGGAAATTTTCCTCGCTCCTGCAAGCAAATGACATGCTGCCATCAATTAGCAGGCGACAACCAATTTCCTTTGTTTTTGTCGCCGCATGCAGAGCGTGcatttgtgtttgtttgtgtgcaTCGAAAATGCCGCCGTTGACGGTTTTTAGCATTGACCTTGCTCAAAGTTATAGCGGTTATAGTATGAGGGCTGAATGGGTCGATGATGGTTGGTTCCTCACTCTCTTCACTCTCCCCATGCTCTTTTTAGATGTAGTACAGTCCAACAGCCGCCTAGCCATGCGCAGTTGCCTGGTTGGACCTAGAGTGCGAACTGCGTAGTTAGCCAAAATTTCCCGTCGTTCTGAATCTGCAGGCGGGAAGCCGCAGCAATTCCAAAGATGTACATCTTTTGTTGCTCGACAATATCCGGCCTTTTTGAAGCTGATGATGAATTTGCATGCAAAGGcattggcatttttatttattcagacaCTGGAGATACGTGAACTAGGCTCGAGAGGATCAAATAACTTTAAAGGAGATGTTTGATGTAATGGATCCAGTCGAAAAGAATTGGTTTAAATATCTTGTGGAAGTACTAATTTTGTATGGCTGCCTATTACGTTGATCTTTCAACAATGTTGTTCGAGTGAAAATAACCCACGCCATCGTCAAAACCCGCTACGTACCCTACGTACgcagtttgcaatttttttctcattgcaaaaaaaatatcttaaccTTCGACCGATTGAAAGGTTGTAGATTTTAACCATCATTTCTACATCGAATCAAAAGATAATTCCGCCTATTggaaaaaagtatttatttttccggcTCCACAAATATGCGCGTTATAGATGGAAGGCAGTCCATTATTCGTCTTTGTCTACTTGTTTACGTTCAAGCCGCactcggaaaataaatttcagcaaattgGATGGAACCTTGGGAAGGCTGCTTGAGTGGCAGCTGCCTTTTGGTGGAGACGATCAAGATAAATAGCGATGCGCTGGCatcaaattatgtaaaattgtttttccttgCTCTCAATTACAGCCCGTTCCTTTAATGGCATTTTTCATGAATAATAAGCGAGGGAAATTGCAAACAATGCCGGGAAAATCCTACCTCAAACTCCATGAACCGTGGAACAAGTCTGAAAAAGCAGACCAGCCCAAAGCGAACTCGAATCAAGCACGATATATATGCGCattatgcaattaaaatgGCTTTTCTTTTCCAATCTCTCCTACTCGAAGAGATGAATGCATGGAGATGTTGTCGGCCCACCTAATGGACCGGTCATGGAACATTAAATTACGCTCTAGGAAGGATTAATTTGATCCACAATGAGAACAAGTCTTCGAGAACTCGTTTCTCCAGACCAATTTCGTCTGCCAACAAAATTCGAGTTGCAAAAGCTGGCGGAATTTTGATATCATTGCCACGCGGCGGTCGCCtcgcaatttttaacaattctgCTGCGCACTTACACCGGCGTCAGAGCCGGAGCCGAGAGGCATGCGGTGCCGGCAGGGAACAGGAACAGAACACAGCGGCGTAATAATAATTCGGCCCCCCCACCTTAGTCCCAGAGATTCGAGCAGGCAGActgtaaacaaaaacaatcgtCCCGATGGCGGCGGCTTGTGCGCGACGCATTATGCCGGCAGTACCAGAACGGCTCTTGTTCCTGATATGGCTGAAGTTAATGATTATGTACCGCAGTTTGATAACAGACGTTATGCTGCGTTCAAATCTGGTGCCATGAATTGCGTCGCCACTGTTTCCGCCTCTATTAACCAGAAATCATCTAGAAAGAAGCCGACATCTAGTTTGCAGGGGAAACGCGCAGTGgagttttattataaaaaaacacaattgcTGACGGTTTCAggcacaaacatttttattgcttcccTTTCGTTGAGCCCAACAGCCAAACTTATGAAAGATGATTATAATATAGTTGAAGTTTTGGTTCACCAAACTGGGCCTGATTTGCAACAAATACAATGCAGCCGCTAGTGATGAATGATCGATTCAACTCTCGTTCTTGGCGTGCAGTATACATTAGCAAGTACGCACGTCCAAAAAATTCATAGCCCGCGCAATTGACACACTTTTGTGCGGTCGAGCAACGCTAAATCAATGATAATGCGCCAATGTGGTGCATCGCAAGCagctaataaataattgaagcgAAAATCGGCGCTGCAGACGCGACTATTTTGGCCAGCACGTGGCCAGCGAGCGAGACATTAATATGCAAGCGAGCGGCTTGTAACTCTGTGCACAATGGCTGGGGAGACGGTCGGGAATCGATTTTGGTACCACGGTGCAAGTGAACCGAGTTTAAATCGAGCATTCACTCTTGTCGGGCCCAGTCTGGCTGGCTTTTGCGAAACCGTCGCACGGCTGCGACGAAACCCCCTTGAAAAGCGTGTGTTATATTCCCGTTCCACACAAGGTGGCGCCTTTGATATTTGCACACAAGAGGCAAAAAATGTCGCCAGGCCGTTGCAAGCGAATTCCAGACAGCTCACTCAGctctatatttttcatttctcagCAGGAGTTAATAGACC is part of the Cloeon dipterum chromosome 1, ieCloDipt1.1, whole genome shotgun sequence genome and harbors:
- the LOC135934116 gene encoding uncharacterized protein LOC135934116 → MSSAEENSCEEELREIQQRFETEGLDWEGLGTGEKHLHLWRWLQDAESNLRSSRRMLDKLREVQHEELEEMEGYVSHVRQLADTRAAHLESEVMTLRSRLEVQQRQAVTLANLLQRSGLESTTLPDEAVPGDDNWVGEQVALLIADRAKLIEEIEVLRKLKFSDGLNGMNKEGELLSEIIKVSSEKEVLKREVSEMCERVQLLEKASRQLELDNERLAYKLSEALAELEERETQLRQMGPFGDKNAVWPRHKRLTSADDLLSSGSPSPTEEGGEEDTALPSSKDPIIVENKRDGIKEKEPKEKEISPKESPKLSALVAESPRLSMLRKLEIVGDAKSDFNIGGCVPSPRRYAALLERTDIGRLEEMHKLLSEQEKLRGQVGLLSEKYNSLAMRHLQYKSKRKSQVEDLRARLDVELSSLQSEVDALQARLAMQKKTLRSEEAFRRRVEADYRRLQDDKRKLVVNMMASENTSRDKEQEVTLLNKKIGMLERANSELLSRVLDLKYAARHSSNSPHKTPSPSEDIKMLEISSAV